The Rhodoferax ferrireducens T118 DNA segment CGCTGCCTTTTTTGGGCATCGCGCTGTTGGCGGCCTGGCGCCAGCGGCACGCGCCCAAGCCGGCGCGCGTGGCCGAGCTGCTTGGGCAAGCTGCCGCGATGTCGTGGCGCGACTTTTCTGCGCTGATCGAGGCGGCTTTTCAGCGCCAGGGTTATGTCGTCACGCGGCCCAGCCACCCGGGGGCTGATCTTCAGTTGCTCAAGGACGCACGCATCACGCTGCTCAGCTGCAAGCGCTGGAAGGCGGCCAACACCGGCGTGCAGCCCTTGCAGGAGCTGGCGTCAGCCCAGGCGACGCTGGGCGCCAGCGCCAGCACCTTTATCAGTCTGGCGCCCGTGAGCGACAGCGCACAGCGCTTTGCCAAAGCGCAGGGCATCCATTTGATGACCCTCGCTGAACTGGCGCAGCTGCTCATGCCATCGGGAGCAGCTTGATGTTTGAATCGGCAGAAATCGGCCACAAGATTGGCAAAGCCGCCTACCGCGAGGCGGTGCCGTTGTTGCGCGCCGCCTTGCTCGAAGCGCAGGTGGATTTGTTCGCGGACAAAAAGATTCCGGTGCTGGTGCTGATCAGTGGCCAGGACGGCGCCGGCAAAGGCGAAACCATCAATGTGCTGTACGAGTGGATGGACCCGCGCTTTATGGCCACGCTGGCGTTTTCCGAGCCCACTGATGAGGAGCGCGAACGCCCGCCGATGTGGCGCTACTGGCGCCAGCTGCCGCCCAAGGGCCGCATCGGCATCTTTGCCGGTTCCTGGTATTCGGACCCGATACGCGAACGCATTCAGGGTGACATCTCCCTCAAAGAGCTTGATGCCCGGGCCGAGCAGATCAACCGCTTTGAGGCCATGCTGGTTAATGAAGGCGCGCTGGTGCTCAAGTTCTGGTTTCACTTGACCAAGCAGGGGCAGAAAGACCGGCTCAAGGCGCTGGAGGCCGACCCGCATACCGCCTGGCGCGTGACGCAATGGAACTGGGACCGCCTCAAGACCTACGATAAGCTGCAAGACGTGGCGGGCCATTTGCTGCGCATCACCAACACGCCGTGGGCACCCTGGGTGGTGGTGGAGGGGGCTGATGACCGCTACCGCTCTCTCACGGTAGGCCAGGTCTTGCTGGCCGCGTTGAAGAGTCGCCTGGCTGACACTGAGCCTCAGGAGTCACCGGTGGCGCCGATGGTGCGGGTCGATACCGACGG contains these protein-coding regions:
- a CDS encoding restriction endonuclease; this encodes MKLKISENSLFAILLRAPWWISLLVVAVIVLASGALLPAAYVPFGVMGALPFLGIALLAAWRQRHAPKPARVAELLGQAAAMSWRDFSALIEAAFQRQGYVVTRPSHPGADLQLLKDARITLLSCKRWKAANTGVQPLQELASAQATLGASASTFISLAPVSDSAQRFAKAQGIHLMTLAELAQLLMPSGAA